The DNA window tagaatagattgatctaTTACCTAAATTACACTGTAATCTTCTCTACTTAAAGGAGAAGAAACCGTGACATTATATACAAGAAAAAATACAAACCATTAATCTTCTCCCAAAAGCTTTTTCACTCAGAATTGTTCCATGCATCGCCTaactctcgattaccatcgttgAGATGGTATCAAAGCAGGAAATCAACAAAAAGCCTCAAATGGAGGTCAGTCAAATACACACTCTCGAGCTATTGATCGGGTCTATCTCAAATCTAATTGATTTGTACAAAGCCAACacaaatcaaaaccaaaaatccTACCACGCGAAGAAAACCAGCGGTGAATCTGCCACTGCTCCGAAGAAGACCAGCAGTGGCGCTGCCTCCTGCTCGCGTAACCACCGCAACGGTGCTGCTGCTGGGAATAACAACCCAAGAGGAGAATCCCCTGCAGCCGTATTTGGAGAAAGCGGTGAGGCTATCGTCGGGGCGCCAGGAGGTGCTGTCGGAGAGGGTATTGCAGCAGGAGGGGTAGCCAGTGAGGAGGTCGTCGGGAAAGAAGCGGAGGATGCAGTAGTCTTCTGCCGGCCAGCAAGTCCGGCACCATCCTCAGCCTCAGAAGCATGCCGGCCATCGAAGAGCCTCCAGCCTCCAGCCTCGGAAGCATGTCGTCCTCAGCGTCCCTCCCGTGAAATGACGACGCCTTCTCCGACAAGCGATAGAGCCTATCCATCGAAGAGCATCGACGGCAGCGGCAGCTTTGCGGTGGGAAACCGGGAAGAAGTGAAGAAGAATGAAGGGGAGGCGGCTAGGGTTCCCACAGGCGAAAGGGGGAAGACGACTAGGCATTCATTCCGACGCCCTATACACTCCCCACTCTCCAAAATCCAAAAAGGAACCCCACACAAAACCGAAATCCCAATCCAGATCCCTCCCACAAAATATCCCCAATTTCTACCCTCTCAGtttcgaaaatttcaaaataaccCCCACTCAGAAGGAAACCTACAAATTCACCCCCAAACTTCCGGTTTATTGCACTTTAGTCCTCACAGAAGGGAAAAACCAACAAACTCACCCTCAGTCGCCAAAACCTTACAAATTGTACCCCAGACTTCAAAAAACATCGATTTCCAGCCAACTATACCCTGTCAAAACTCATTCGAAGCCTTAGCCTATTCCTCTACGTCTAACTCAGGACCTAAAGACACTcactggatttttgactgtggggcaaccgataccattTCATTCGAAGCCTCAGACTTTGTATCTATTGCCAATTCAAAAAAATCCTATGTCCAAACCGCCAGTGGGGACCTAGCCCGAGTTATGGGAGCAGGCACAATAAATATTTCGCCAACTCTGCGTCTTTCTAATTGTCTTTTTGTTCCGTCGTTATCTCATAAGTTattatccattagtcatgtgactagagaactgaactgcaaattactaatgcagcctcgattttgcatgttacaggatatcaagacggggacgatagttgggcgtggcactgagcgaagcggactgtactatgtagacgagatagcccaacagagtgctgCAAGGATGCTGACTCCCGGACCGACagacagacaggcttggctttggcatcgtcggttagggcacccCTCTTTGGGATATTTCCGTCTTCTTTTTCCTAAATTAGCTAGATCCTTGAACTCTTTTAATTGTGATACATGTGTGTTGGCCAAAAACCATAGACATTCTTTCAAGTTGAACAATACGAGAGTAAAATCTCCTTTTGCtttagtacactctgatgtttggggggtCCTGCTCCTATCACTGGGGGccaaggttttcgatattttgtactttttattgatgactattcccgcatgacctggatctattttttgaaaaataaaaatgaagtgtttGATAAGTTTGTTGATTTCTATAACCTTATTCAAACCCAGTATAACTGCACCATCCAGACCCTTAGATCGGACAATGGGGGGGAATTTGTCAACAATAGGATGCAAGAATTTTTTAGGACAAAGGGACTAGTCCACCAAACCACGTGTGCTTACaatccagaacaaaatggggtagccgaaagaAAAAACCGTTACATTCTTGAAATTACCCGGGCCCTGTTGATAGAATCCAAGGTACCCAAATTtttttggccagaagctatAGCAACTGCTGTCTACCTCATAAATCGACTACCCACTGGCATACTTAGCTTCAAAACTCCCTTAGATATTTTTTCCCAGCACTTCGACATTCCATCTTCTCTATCCCTTGAACCCAAAGTTTTCGGATGCTCGGTCtttgtccacattcctaaacacGAACGTTCGAAATTTGATCCCTGTGCCCTAAAATGTGTCTTCCTTGGctatggaaaaaatcaaaaaggttACCGATGCTATGACCCAAGAACCCGTAAAATATATACAaccatgaactgtgattttgtggaagggGAATACTTCTACGCCCaatctagcggtcagggggagataCAACCTTCAGACAACACTCCAGCAGATGACCTTCTAGATTGGCTACCGGACATTCAAAACTACCAATTAGGGGGAGAGTCACCACGGGAACCACCGATAGGGGGAGAGTCACAGCCAAGCCCTGTCACAGATGTTGGTCCACCTGAGGAAGTTAGCAACACCGCCGGGCCATCAAATCCACTAATACAGAACGACGAGCAAGGTGACACTAATCAACCGTCAACCCCGCCTTTGATTCCTGAGGTAACCAGTTCAGTTTTTGATAATATACCCGTGGACGACACTAACCTTGACAGAGGAGATAATGAGGACAGTGGAACCAGTGGAGGAAGCGAGAAGAATCCATACGAGTTGCCCCAGAGGATAACCAGAGGAGTGCCTCCTCGACGGTACTCCCCGGACTGGAGAGGGAAGAAGGCAAAATACGCAATATCCAATATTGCGCAATGTCACCTATCAGAAATGGCCCGGGCCTTTGAGATGGCtttatatgaggaagaagacatcCCACAATCATTTGAGGAAGCAAGCAAacacaaacactggagagaagctatgaagaaagaaatagacGCTCTAGTCAAGAATggcacatgggagaaatgtacGCTGCCAAAAGGAAAAAAGCCAGTTGGATGCCGgtggatattcaccataaaaagaagagcagatggttcaatcgagagatacaaggcgagaCTCGTGGCAAAAGGATACACCCAAGTATATGGAGTGGATTATGAAGAGACCTTCTCCCCCGTGGCTAAAATGGAGACTGTGCGAGCACTACTATCTGTAGCAGCATGCAAAGACTGGAACCTACACCAatttgatgtgacgaatgccttcctacatggagaaCTAGAACAGAACAAGGAAGTATACATGGAGGTCCCACCAGGCTTTGCCGGAGAATTTGGAGAAGGAGAAGGTTGTCGTCTGCGGAGAACCTTGTACGGGTTAAAGCAGTCTCCCCGGGTCTGGTTCGGCCGGTTCTGTCAAGCCATGTTCAAGCACGGATTTCAACAAAGCCAGTCTGACcacacactcttcacaaaaAGGAGAGACAACAAGGTAACATGTCTgattatttatgttgatgacatgattatcactggaGATGATATAGAGGAAATCCAGAAGTTGAAAGAAAATTTGTtcaaggaatttgagatgaaagatctaggagcattgaagtacttcttggggatagaaatgttgagatccaagcacggaatattcctaaggcaAAAGAAATATGTCCTAGACCTGTTAGCTGAAACTGGTCTCCTCGAATGCAAGCCAGCTGACACTCCGATGATTCCCAACCATGGTTTGAAGTTAGAGGAAGGAGTAGAACTCACTGACAGAGAGAGGTACCAACGACTGGTTGGAAAACTCATTTATCTCTCACACACTAGACCCGACATTGCATATGCTGTTGGCATTGTGAGCCAGTTCATGCACAAACCACAGGTGAATCACATGGAAGCAGCTTTAAGGATCGTGCGGTACTTGAAAGGCACTGTAGGATATGGAGTATTCCTAGCAAAGAAAGAAGACTTGGAGATTGATGGATACactgatgctgactgggcaagtAACCCGGTGGATAGAAAATCTACAGGAGGCTACTTCACCTTCATAGGGGGAAACTTGGTTACGTGGAGgagtaagaaacaaaaggtagTAGCTCTATCTAGTGCCGAGGCCGAGTTCCGAGGAATGAAAAGCGGACTCATGGAAATCATATGGCTAAGAAGGTTACTTACAGAAATTGACTTCCCACCTACTCGAAAGAGTCAATTGTTCTGCGACAACAAGGCTGCGATTAGCATTTCAGAAAACCCAGTACAACATGACAGAACAAAACATGTGGAAGTCgatcgacacttcatcaaggaaaaaCTGGAAGGAGGGATTATCGAGTTCCCATTTGTCCATTCAGAAGAGCAACTTGCTGACATATTAACCAAGGCTGTTCACCCAAAGGTCTTTAAAGAAGTATTGGCCAAGTTAAGCATTGGAGataccattgctcaacttgagggggagtgtcaaagaTACCGAATTCAAGACTTGCCAAATAAAGAGGAGTCATTAGTGGAGAAAGATATGTAATTGATAGGCAATTAATGTGTAATACATAgccctagaatagattgatctaTTACCTAAATTACACTGTAATCTTCTCTACTTAAAGGAGAAGAAACCGTGACATTATATACAAGAAAAAATACAAACCATTAATCTTCTCCCAAAAGCTTTTTCACTCAGAATTGTTCCATGCATCGCCTaactctcgattaccatcgttgAGAATTATAATATACAAAAAGAAGTCGTAGCAGACCCTACTCAGTCATACTACCAAGCGGCGTACGAGGCAGCGAACCACAATGCATTAAACACAGTTATGAATAATTGAATGCAATTACAATTATGCAAACTTTACGCTGCATATTGTCATTTTTATAGTAGCTATATTATTCTAGGTTAAAAAGTCGAGGAAAGAGTTAGTTAACACTTAACACTATATAAAGACACACTTGCTAAGAATGGATGAACCACACACAACAATGATGATGAAAGTTGCATGTTTGTGGATTTTGATCACTGCTGCTTCTTTGGCATTGGAAGCAAATGGTGATGCTACAAAATATACGGCAATGTACGTATTTGGAGATTCACTAACGGATGCAGGAAACAACAAGCATTTCATCGACAGTATAGCAAAAGCCGACTTCCTTCCTTATGGTATTGATTTTAGTGAAGGGCCTACTGGAAGATTCTCCAATGGCAAAATCGTCGTAGACTTCATTGGTACAGACACATCAATTACTAtgatttattttctcattttcatatatacataattgtattgtattgtattgtattgtaatgtatgtatgcatgcatgcatgcagCGGAGATGGTGGGACTTCCTCTTCTTCCATCATATGCAGATGTTGTTGCAAAAGGAGAGAGCATTCTGTATGGAGTAAATTATGCCTCAGCTGGTGCAGGAATTCTTCCCGAAACAGGATATCGATTTGTACTTTCTCTTCATCACTGCATGCTTATAATTAAGCTCTTGAGGCGCTGCATTTTTTAAGCTCTTCGTATAAGTTATCTGAAGTAGTAACACGATGAACAGGGGCGCGTCATCCCTTTCGAAGGACAGATTAACAACCTGAGGAAAACGGTGGATCAGTTGAGAGGGCAACTGCATGGGAATGAAGTGAGCAAGTATTTGGCAAATGCATTGGTTTTTGTGGATATTGGAGCAAATGACTACCTCAACAACTACGTGCAACCTATATACTACCCAAGCAGCCACATCTACAATGTTGAGCAATTTGCTGATCTCCTTATAACCCTCTATACAAAGCATATATTGGTAACCACATTTGAATATGTTTTACAAATTGTCTTAATATATAGTTACTTCTAGACACCAATTGGAAGTTGTTTGTCGACGCAGGAAATCCAAGGTTTGGGCCTGAGGAAGTTCTTGATAGTAGAGGCGTCGCCTATAGGTTGCAGCCCTATAAGAATTCACAACATGAAGTGTAACGCCACATTAAATCACATGGTAGCAATGTTTAATACACGGCTGAAATCTGTTGTGCACGACCTCAAGTCAAACTACCCTGGATCTACATTCAGCTATGCACCGTCGTTTCAAGTGTTTACAAGCTTGTTCGATAATGCTGAGGCCTACGGTAATTGAAGATTAatgtttgttttaaataaaaactgtTTTTCTTATTGTGGGAATGAGTTAACTTTTGATGGATGGTGCAGGGTTCAAGGTGAAGGACAAAGCTTGTTGTGGGGGCAGTGCTGGTTCAAAAGGAACAAAGCCTGTGTGTTTTAAAAATACAGTACCATGTCGGAATAGAAATGAGTACTTGTTCTGGGATGGTGCTCATCCTACTGAGGCTGGCAACCGAATTCTTACTGCCCTCCTTCACAACACTACCTCCTTTTGAAAAATTGAGTGGTTGATCCAGATAAAATGTTACTACTACAAAATAAGGCTCAAATGAATGGGGTTGAAAGCTATATATTATTACAAGGCTTTTGTGTTGAATATGGTTAATTGGTTTAGTTATGTTTTTGTTGCCAAGTTGGAGTTGGGAATGAATGCGTTGGGTCCATCGCACGTGTTTATGTTGATGTAGTGCATAATTGTTATGAACACATGGTTATAACAACATTGAActctaatttttaataaaaaaaatttcttagTTTATTTGAAGTGTTTTAGATTGCGTGCTATAGTTATTGTGTATTTTAGAGCTTGTATATCAATAATAATTAGGTATTCCCTCTGTTCCAagatagttgagtcgtattccttttttatttgtctcaatATAGTAAGGTCATTTCCCTTTATGGTAAAagctttattctctctcttacttttactctctcttactttattctttctcttattttactttctctatTCTAACCTtatataatactctctccgtcccaaagaagatgacacacttgagagatgacacgagattttaggagatgttgttttgtgtgttaagtggtgagagaaaatataatttttataattgatgtgagaggaaactttttcccaaagaggaaatgtgacatcttttatgggacaaacaaaaaagaaaagtgtgacatttactatgggacggagggagtatactgTATAAAAATGattgttaaaaaagaaaatagaatatGGTCGGCTAATCAGGTTTGccccaaaaaaatatgcaaCAATTATTGATGGTAGTTTGGACCATCAGTATTAAAATCTTGCATCTGCCATTAGCCCTGAGTACGGGCCGGATGGGACCTGCGCACTGTCCATGTGTGAGAGCGTGTATAGGAGTGAGCCATTAGCCCCGAGTAAAGGCCAAAACGGGTCCTGAAAATATGTCCATtatacgattttggtcatatactttatcttttgaatttttgcatcccgaacatttcaactcggattaCAATTGATCCTATAGTTCCGTCAATTTAATAACGATCAACtgttttaacccgattttgaccgaTTAGAGCTGTTAATTATGAtatttaactcactaattatatcattaattattattctaatttattatttaataaaacaaaacaaatatgttaaaaataaatataataaaaacaaatgaaattaaaataacaaaatgaaaccaaaatgaaattaaaacaaatcaaaatgaaatcaaaacaaatgaaattaacGAGAAGGATaacaaatcaaaatgaaatcaaaacaaatgaaattaacGACACTTACAAAAAAACGAATTATCTTCTCCCTCCCGCGACGAATCACCCTCCCCCCCTCCACTTCGATCGCCGGCGAATCCCATTCCTGTAAGAGGGATTAGAGTAGTTCTCGACGAAGCCTTGTACTTGACTAATACGGAGTGAAGCAAGTTTCTTGCAATTGCAAGACTCGTACCGGAATCGAAGGTCACGTTGACCGTCGCCACTCCCGCCGGACCCTTTGCTGAAAGTCGAACGCTCCATAACAAGGGTTCTTCGTTTACCCACTGAAAGATGAGAGTAAGGAAGAAGAAAGTGGGAAACGCGATGAGAGGagaggaaggaagaagatgaaatgaTTGGGGAACGCGATTTAAATTTCGGAACCCTAATCTTAAAtttaattcatatatttaaaataaataattaaggatataattagggagtaaaaaataataattagtagtttaatttggtcaaaatcgggataaaacccgttgaccgttaaaaactaacggaactgttagtgtaggaccaattctgatccgagttgaaatgtttgtgatgtaaaaattcaaaagataaagtataagaccaaaatcgtaaaatgaacatatgttcaggaccagttttggcctttactctaaaaattattgtaaaaaaaatagaatatggTCAGCTGACCAGGTTTGccccaaaaaaatatgcacAATTATTGATAGTAGTtttagagatgcccaccggttccggttccggcggttaaccggcgaaccggaaccagcggttccggttccgaaccggaaccgtggcaatttttccgaaccggaaccgtcgcaattcgggtcgcggtccggttcaggttcatgatttttcgaaccggaaccgtcaccgaaccggcggttcgggacggttcggaaccgccggttaaccggtggaaccgccggttcgggtgCGTAAATCAAGGCGTCAGAGATGGGGCTgacggcggcagcttttcagcggcaaaaccggccggttccggcggtttttggaccggaaaccggcggttaaccgtgaaaaccggcggttccggcggttttccgccaaaaccgccggtttttccggcggttccggttcggaaccggcggtttcgcggttcggttgtatttttttttttaatttgaaatttggatttatacaacaaattggaacaagacaatgtataattcaaatagaaatacggcGAATAAGGAAAAAATGATATctattttattgagtttgagttgtaagttgtaacggacaacgatacattacaatttacaatatgtatacaagtatacaacatacaataatgtaatataaatttgaaatttggacttatacaataaattggaacaagataatggataatttaaattgaaataagacgaatatgatgaaaatgatatcaattttattgaatttgagttgtaacggacaacgatacattacaatttacaatacatatacaagtatacaacatacaataatgtaatataaatttgaaattaaattcttccatttccccccattttttaatctataaatacccccctctattctcatttacattcaccacACTCTtatgttaataagagtttctctcttcaatctctcaattctctctctttgtctccaatttctcatttgtgctattgtgcttccatttaattactcaagtgctactcttattacgcattgttatacacttatacttgttcccgtagttcttcCATTTTTCCctccatttcatgtttttttatttgtaaattatattacattgttgtatgttgtatacttgtatatgcattgtaaattgtaatgtatcgttgtccgttacaacacaaattcaataaaattgatatcattttcatcttattcgtcttatttcaatttaaattatccattgtcttgttccaatttattgtataagtccaaatttcaaatttatattacattattgtatgttgtatacttgtatatgtattgtaaattgtaatgtatcgttgtccgttacaactcaaattcaataaaattgatatcattttcaccttcttcgtcttatttcaatttaaattatccattgtcttgtactcttgttccaatttattgtataagtccaaaattcaaatttatattacattattgtatgttgtatacttgtatatgtattgtaaattgtaatgtatcgttgtccgttacaactcaaattcaataaaattgatatcattttcaccttcttcgtcttatttcaatttaaattatccattgtcttgtactcttgttccaatttattgtataagtccaaatttcaaatttatattacattattgtatgttgtatacttgtatatgtattgtaaattgtaatgtatcgttgtccgttacaactcaaatttaataaaattgatatcattttcatcatattcgtcttatttaaatttaaattatccattatcttgttccaatttattgtataagtccaaatttcaaatttatattacattattgtatgttgtatacttgtatacatattgtaaattgtaatgtatcgttgtccgttacaactcaaactcaataaaatagatatcatttcttccttattcgccgtatttctatttgaagtatacattgtcttgttccaatttgttgtataaatccaaatttcaaattaaaaaaaaaatacaaccgaaccgcgaaaccgccggttccgaaccggaaccgcctaaaccgccggaaaaatcggcggttccgaaccggaaccggaaccgccggttttcgaactggaaccggaaccgtgaaatagcctcacggttcggttccggttccgccttcgaccgaaccggaaccggcggttccgaaccggaaccgccggttcgtgaaccgtgggcaacactaagTAGTTTGGACCATCAGTATTAAAATCTTGCATCCGCCATTAGCCCTGAGTACGGGCCGAATAGGACCTGCACACTGTCCATGTGTGAGAGCGTGTATAGGAGTGCGCCGCTCATTTAACTACTCCCTATGTCCTCGAAATGTTGTCCATATAATGCATTGCGGGTTTTAATAtatgtgaagaaaaatgagtggaaaaagttagtgaaatatgaattccacatttatatattagttttatattgaatatgagtgtaatgagttagtgaaaagtagactttatttattaaaaatggaaaaaagtaaaGTGAACAACATTTTATGGACCGACCAAAATAGCAAAAGTGGAGAATATTTTATGAACGAAGAGAATATATCCCTTAGTCAAATTACATTACAAAAGCATTTGTGGGTTTTAGCTTTCGACCCCTCATTACATAGGTTAATGCAAGTCAGTATAGCATTCTTAGGTTCATGAAGACATTAAGAACATAAAAGATTTCACATAGCTACCCAGCAACCTACAACATTATTTTAAAGCCTATTAACTTTTTATCCACCTATAAACTATAAGAACTCCAACTCCCACCTTAAAATAAGTTCTTTTGTCAGCATTCATTTGTTGCTAATTTGGGAGTTTATAAGAAGAAATCGAATTAGAtaaaaaaatcttattttaataaaaaaagaaatcgaATTAGATAAGAGTAGCAGACCGTATTCATAGTAtactactcccccgtcccaaCATAAGTGAGACGTATTTCTTTTTGGTACGTCCCAACCTAGGAGCATTAGCAGtcgtgcggatgtcccggcggacatccccgcggacatcccaaaaacacctcccgccacgtcatacggatatcccactgcggatgccacctcatacggacatcccactgcacaatagcggacatccccaaTGACATCCCGACAGACTTCCtagaataataaaaatttacaaattcacaaattaaacaatttccggaattaaacaatttacggaattaaaatttcgacacaaatagggaaaaaaattccattaaataaaaaaaagaaaagtacatttcaccaaattaaaaaaaatacatttcaataattaaaaactacatcaacgacgatccatccgctgccatacttcttcaataatatcgttctggagtcgaacatgggcttgtttttggcgcatgtcagCAAATGCACAGACTCGATCAACTTCGtcgtggggtatccccatgcgtacattgctagtggccacgccgtggcttggacccgcagcatcagcatcatcattggtccaatcagttATTGCTGGACCTTCATGATtattgtgcatgataatacatgcgtacatgatgtcggcgatgctgttaacataccacagccgtgctggacccttcactgcagcgaggtggtcccggggtactatagatcgacgatggatgggtcgaggtaccgccggctccaaggccgcttgttcctccttatccgctgcctcccgcacacgtgcatgaatcagccgcatcatgtgttcataatgtccaccactaccactaccactaccggccattacggatatataaaataaatttagagagagagaaacttgttaaaacaagtggtgcgaatgaaatgaagttcaactagccgtatatatagacttttaaacaaaaaaataaaaaatcgggatgtccgcacggacgtccgtcgtgtctccgcaatggcggacgtccgcacggacatCGCTACGAACGTCCccggaacgccgcggaactccggtgtccgtaGAGGACGTTCGTATCCGTCGCGaccttgcacaatggcggacgtccggcacgtcggtcggacgtccgtcgggacgggcgccattgctgatgctctaagtgagacgtttccttttttggcaacaATCAACTCAcacatctctcctactttttcctctcatctctcctactttatcatctctcttaacttattctctctttctctttctctttcttactttatcctatttcttatttttttctctctttctctttcttagtttatcctctctcttacttttttctctctttctctttcttattttaccttctctcttactttactactaataattaactcactaaacaacactacctaaattcttgtgccaaaatagaaacgtctcgcttaggccgggacggagggagtattaagcagcgaactactccat is part of the Salvia splendens isolate huo1 chromosome 22, SspV2, whole genome shotgun sequence genome and encodes:
- the LOC121787897 gene encoding GDSL esterase/lipase At5g08460-like, yielding MMMKVACLWILITAASLALEANGDATKYTAMYVFGDSLTDAGNNKHFIDSIAKADFLPYGIDFSEGPTGRFSNGKIVVDFIAEMVGLPLLPSYADVVAKGESILYGVNYASAGAGILPETGYRFGRVIPFEGQINNLRKTVDQLRGQLHGNEVSKYLANALVFVDIGANDYLNNYVQPIYYPSSHIYNVEQFADLLITLYTKHILEIQGLGLRKFLIVEASPIGCSPIRIHNMKCNATLNHMVAMFNTRLKSVVHDLKSNYPGSTFSYAPSFQVFTSLFDNAEAYGFKVKDKACCGGSAGSKGTKPVCFKNTVPCRNRNEYLFWDGAHPTEAGNRILTALLHNTTSF